The following are encoded together in the Hoplias malabaricus isolate fHopMal1 chromosome 3, fHopMal1.hap1, whole genome shotgun sequence genome:
- the foxi1 gene encoding forkhead box protein I1, translating into MFVDGERIMSAFSQQAAAQQPAHCAQDAAVYCDNFSAYHHHHHHHQQQQLQQLQQHQHPQHHGYSLGEYAPTGTSTTNNSNNNNHNPYLWLNVELNTPSLSPTPYPYLQRPLVAPPAGLGGADLGWLSVSGPQELFRLVRPPYSYSALIAMAIQGAHSKKLTLSQIYQYVSENFPFYKRSKAGWQNSIRHNLSLNDCFKKVARDEDDPGKGNYWTLDPNCEKMFDNGNFRRKRKRRADAVKTEVPPADPRPGGATATPSSSPRGLGASPGASEPRSPPSPELSPCFHSFASHVNSVLTGNGEVARGGADARSPALGHGRLSNYYTSASGFSSALSSHFSVDSLIYNREGTEV; encoded by the exons atgtttgtGGACGGAGAGCGGATCATGAGCGCGTTCTCGCAGCAGGCCGCGGCGCAGCAGCCCGCTCACTGCGCCCAGGACGCCGCCGTCTACTGCGACAACTTCAGCGCctaccaccatcatcaccaccatcatcaacaACAGCAACTTCAACAGCTCCAACAACACCAGCATCCGCAGCACCACGGATACAGCCTCGGCGAGTACGCGCCCACGGGCACGAGCACcaccaacaacagcaacaacaacaaccacaacccGTACCTGTGGCTCAACGTGGAG CTGAACACGCCGAGCCTCAGTCCGACCCCATACCCGTACCTGCAGCGGCCTCTCGTGGCGCCCCCTGCTGGGCTGGGGGGCGCGGACCTCGGCTGGCTCTCTGTCTCCGGACCTCAGGAGCTCTTCAGGCTCGTGCGCCCGCCGTACTCGTACTCCGCGCTCATCGCCATGGCCATCCAGGGCGCGCACAGCAAGAAGCTCACGCTCAGCCAGATCTATCAGTACGTGTCTGAGAACTTTCCCTTCTACAAGAGGAGCAAGGCGGGCTGGCAGAACTCCATCAGGCACAACCTGTCCCTCAACGACTGCTTCAAGAAAGTGGCGCGCGACGAGGACGACCCAG GTAAGGGCAACTACTGGACTCTGGATCCAAACTGTGAGAAAATGTTCGACAACGGAAATTTTCGACGGAAGAGAAAGCGCAGGGCCGACGCGGTGAAAACAGAAGTACCACCAGCGGACCCACGTCCGGGCGGCGCTACCGCGACCCCCTCCTCGTCCCCGCGAGGCCTCGGTGCTTCTCCTGGCGCGAGCGAGCCGCGCTCCCCGCCGTCCCCGGAGCTCAGCCCCTGCTTCCACAGCTTCGCGAGCCACGTGAACTCTGTTCTGACTGGAAACGGTGAAGTCGCGCGGGGCGGAGCGGACGCGCGCTCTCCGGCGCTCGGTCACGGCAGGCTGAGCAATTACTACACGAGCGCGAGCGGCTTTAGCAGCGCGTTGTCAAGCCACTTCAGCGTGGACAGCTTAATATACAACCGCGAAGGAACGGAGGTCTAA